AGCCCGCCAAGTCGCCTCTAGGGCAGAGAAGAGCTTAATTAGGGAGCTATGGCAATGGCAAGTATGTACACTAGATAGAAAGAGGCCTCCTGTGAATCTTGAGGaaggctctgccctgggcccaCAAGCCTGACATGTTGACTTTGGCAGCACTTGAATGCCCTCTTATGCCAATAAAGTTACTCACATGGAACCGGGTAATGCGTTGCTGCTCTGCCACCCAGCATGGGGGAGGCTGAGCCGTCCCAAAGGCCTGAAGGCTGGAGttcctttctggaaggttttcatCCCATCCCCAGGCTCACTTTGTCGCCAGAGCTGCACTCAGCCCAGAAGCAGGCTGCTCCAGACTCGCTCTCCTCGGGCAGACAAACTCCTTCGCTCGGGCCCTGTTGTTTAGGAATGGTGTCTTCCCGGGCTGGGGGCTCTGTCACCCAAGCACATCTCCCCAGGCAGCCGGACCCTCCAGACCTACTTGGAATAGCAAGTCCAGAAGAGGAACTTTAGTTCCAGTCTGAGAAACAGGCTCAACTGTAAGACAGCCATTACTCTATCAGCAGGTTCATTATGTTCTTGGTCACGAAACAGGGCCACAAAAGGTTTCCATGCAGGCAACTATGCTTTCCTTGTCCCTAGGACAGTAATGTTCATTCTGAAATGCAAAGTGTTGCATGGAGCGGGGCGGAGGGGGCctagagaagaggaaacagactGCATCCTCATGGCAGCCACGGATTTAACTCTTCACTCTGCCACCTGTTTGCTCGATGACCATGGGCAAGTTAAATCCTTAGCCacgtttcctcacctgtaaaccGGAGGTGATAATGCCTACCTCAACAGACTTGTGACAAGGAAGAGTGGCCGTGTTTGCAAGTGCCCAGCAGAAGGTGGGCACGAGGCCAATTCCTCATGTTGTGCCTTCCTTCGTATTTTAGGTGTCCAGAATCGAGTGCAGTATGATGGTGCTCTCAACCAAACCCACTGCGATTTGGGGAGGCTGTTTCAAGAGGTTCATAAAGATTGCATATTTTATTAGGCATGTGTTAGATCTTGGGGGCATGGGCTGCTCTAGCTGGAGAACACTTGGGCCTTGAAGGCAGGGCAATGCAGAGAAGGCCCAGGACAGGGCTCCAGAGCAGAACAACAGTGGGTACTGTGCCTTCGACAAGATGGGAGATGAGAGTCCTTGGGCTCTAGCGCCAGGGGGAGGGTCTGCTTCCCAGTGGAGAAGGGCTTGGGGGAGCCACTCTGTCTTCCTCAGGCCTGCCTCTGTGGGTGGGTGTGGCCATCACCACAGGGATCCCTCTGGGACTCGGGAGCACCTTCCTTCCACTTGAGCTTTTACCTCTCAGAACGACGAACCCACCGAAAATGATACAGAGGAATACGATAgctaagaaaggagaggaagggaaggaaaaaggaactaTCTCGAATGCTTGCCCTATGCTAGGAAATCCACAGTGGTTATTTAGCTGAGTCCTCATGATGGCCCTGTGAGTTAGCAAGAATCCCCACGTGACTTTCTGACCCTAGGAACCCCAGGCTCCGGAGAGCCTTCAAAGCCTGGCCCCCAGTCACAAGGAAGGGAGGACATAGGATTTCAACCCAGATCTGACTCAGAAGCGCGAGCATTTTCCAATTCCTCATGCAGCTCTGGGAGGGGCccccagagaagggaggaggccaTGCGTCCAGAGGATCTCTAgtgaggaagttctcttctgtCTGTAGATTACTCATGATCCATTTCAGCTGGCTTCTGGGTAACCATACAATTATTCTGTTACAaatagttaaaacattttttcctatatGCCTAAAAGGATGAAAACCACTtacagaaagcaaaacaaaaaccatagccaaaaaaaaaaaaaaaaaaaaaatccaacccttAACCCCAAACCCCCAAACAACAAATGTGCTGAAAAGAGACTTCCAAAACTAAAATTGCCAGGTTTGTTGTTACTGTTCCGGGACCGTGACCTTGGAGCAAATCAGAGTTCTAATTGGCAAAAGTGACAGTAGAGAAAAGCGAGCAAGTCCCCGACAGTGAACTTGCTGGCCAGAATCAAGTGCGGCGCTCAAAGCTACCGTGTGTCCTTCCAGCGGACGTGCCAATAGCGCATTTAATGAACTAATCAAACATGAAGTATaccagaagggggaggggcatcACTGTGTCTACACACAACTCTGACAGCATCCGATTTTAACAAGTTTACTAAAACGACAGCCATGGCCTTGACAAATACTGAATGCAGAATACTGGTGTACATAGATTTTACAGAGTGTCTCCCGAGAGCCGGGTCACAAGATAAGGTTTAACAGATGGGAGAGGCCTGAGGGAAGGCAAGCACACggattttattgagaaaaaagcTTATATACTGTAGGGTTGCTGAAGTTTAATAAATAAAGGTCAacttataatatataaaaacaatataaacatttatatgctACATGCATATCatataatttaaagtaataatttatatatGGGGAGAAATGCCAATCTATGTTCTTCCAATTTTTCTCGACAAGGCACACACGCAGGAGGTGTCTATCCGTATCCATCGCCAGCCCACAAGTTTATTGTTTTCTGACGTCAGTGCTCGGACGTAGGTCTGGGACGTTTTGCACTGAGAGTTCCAGTGTTTATCGTCAATCCCCCTGCAACCGTTCTTGACAGGCCTGGCTTCTTTACATCGTGTCtcataaaaatattgtttgaCGGGAGAGTTGCCGGTTTTGATCTCCCCCAGCACCGTGACCTGGTGTCCCCGAATGTCGATGGCCGATGACTTGTCGGTTACCCACAGACTCTCGCTGTCGCATACGGAGTACTCCCCCCGGTGACTCTTGTGCTCGGCGTACCTCTTCCTCCGTGACGTTCTGTTGGCGGCCACAGGGCTGCCCACGTAATCCTCCATGAGATACAAGGGAGGGGGCTCCAGGGGGGTGCTGTCACTCAGCAGGACCCGGGGCGAGCTGTAACGTCTCTGCTGCCGTAACAGCTCTGTGTCCATCGCAGTCACAGGCTGGAATTCCGACTTGGCCAGCTCGCCCTGCTCCGGCCTGGGGGGGGCCCCTGCTTTGGGCAGGGTGCTCTGGTAGTTCTCCTTAACGTCCACCATCTGCTTGGAGAGCTTGTTTTTCAAGATATCTGCCTGGATCAGCTTAATAATCAGGGAATTTAGCGAGTCTTCAGGCAGACTCCTTTGATCCATGTTGTTACCTTGGATGCCACGGAGATACGCGAGAAATATCACATAAAACAAGATGGACATCACCTTGTTCACCTGTAAGATCTGAAAAGGAAACACAGGGGTTAATGGCAGGCTGTGGCAGCTGAATCCATGTCATTGTGGGTTGAGTAACCCTGTGAGAGGCAACAAGAACACCCAGCTCCTCTCTGATGTCCAGAGACCAGGGTTGTCCATCTCTTTCCTCGGGAAATAATGCCTCCGTACGAGTCCTTTGAATCTCTAAAGTGCCTTTTCCTCCTAGACTTCCACGTGCCTCTCCCTCAATAATCTTTCCCCTAGCATGGTGGCTGTGTGCTAGGAAATGgggagtgcatgtgtgtgtgtgtgtctgtgtgtgcatgcgcacgcgTGTTTGTGTATCTTGTGCTCGTGAATGACAGAGagggcaaaataatttttttttttaaactaaataaacCAAAAACATGAGTGGCAAGGTCTTCGGTATAGAAGAGCTAAGGCTGTCCCCGGGACCGGGCCCCCAAGAGCCtccaaggcagagggaggaggaaactcGCACTTAGGACTTTCCTAGACAGAAATCCCCCAGGGCATCTGCATTTGAGGTCTGCGCTTATCTGCAGACTTCTGTTGTGTGTGGATGACGTCCTGCCACTTCTTTAGATATCACTTGAGTCTGAGAAGACCACAGTCCACTCCACCTTGGCAAATTATGAAGTTGTACCTGAAAATTATAAAGGCATACTGGCATTCTTTTAGCAACAGGAGCAGACTTGCAATGGTCTTAAGGAACATAGCCCTaccaccctcccccacacctaATGCAGCTTCTGGGTCACTGGAAGGAATACCCCGAGGCTGGGGATGGGTCAGCTGCCTGCACACTGCAGCATCAGAATGGGCTCATCCCTGGCCAGGCCCCGTCTGGTGGAGCTGTTCTCCGCCCTTGTAATGAGCACGGGGGCTGCTCCCCACTCTATGAGGGGGCCTGGCCGAGCTCTCTAACGGACATGCCTCACCAGGGCGCCCAACTGCTTCCCAGAGACCTCTCCCCGCCAGAGCACTACCTGCAGAAGTTGGAGGCACAGCAATAACTGGCTCAAGGTAATGGGCTGGACTTGCCCTGAACAGCAAGATTCCTTGtggattcctttttttgttttttcttgtttggcCTTTTAATGTGAAGTTTCTAGTACACAATGTTTCTTTTGGGggctgcattttcattttgctatcTCTTCATTTAAATGGTACTTGAACCCATCCACACTCTCCTTCTGTTGCCAGAGCAGAACCTCGACATGGGGTTTCTGTTGGGTCCTTATGGGATTATAGGGCTGATCTCCAGATACCTTTCTGGCTGGTCTCTCCCTCACTAGAGCAAAGCCCAGCTTTTCTGAAGGTTGGCGCTGGATGGGGGGACTCTTCAGGCAGGGAGGGCTGGCAGCAGGAGCGATCTCCACTTGCACTCTGTGATCTACACCACCTCCGTGGGGTAGCCAAACCTTAGTTACCATTACTACCACCTCACTGGCCCCCAGGGGCTCACGGTTTCCTCCTTAAGGCTCTAAGCatggaaaataaaagccattccCTCGGTTCACCTTTGGTATTTGTAGAGAGACTTTAGTAAATCCAGGgggaaaacagaagggaaataaaCAAGAGAGACACAGGAATCAGAGAAGCGGCCCTGCTTACCAAGTACCCATGTCTGAGCTTGCCCACGCTAACTTGCTCCCGGGACTTCCAGATGCAGCCTCTTGTCTGAAGTACTGCTCTCTTGTCCCCAAAGGCCAGCAATGCTGCAGGCACTTCGCTCCAACTTCCTCTTCCTGGCTCTTGGCCCACCTCTTTGATAAGGGGATCATCTTCCTTCCATGGGAAGCACTTTTGTGGACAACTGACTCCTTCAAGGTCAAAGCCGAGAGAAGGATTCTAGCTTCGCTGCCCACCCCTAGAGACTGCTCTAAGAATCCTATTACCCTAAGAAAGTGGTTCCCACAGGATAACtactctccctcccactctgcatATAACTGACAATTCCTTCCATGTTGCAGGCCCAACAAAATGAATCTTGAACACACAATGTATGGCATGCATGCAACTAGAATTGCATGCCCTTTCTCCCCCCTCCAAATGGAATACAGCTGCAATAAAGCAATTTGGGACTAAGAGTCTATcagaaaacaatttattaaatcCTCCCAAAGCCCGGCCACTGTAAGCTAAGAATACACAGGGTATCTGCTCATGGGGAAATAGATCAAGGATGGTCAGCGAGGGGAGGTCCCAGAGGGAATGAGAATTGATGCACAGATTAGCCAGGAATGACAAGGGTGCATGGACAGGAAGAAAGATGGATGGTGCCAGTGGACTGGGGCTACAGAGGGAAGCGTCTTTATGGCTGGGGCCTGAACAGGAACCAAAGGGTTTAAGGGGTAGAAGAGCCATATAAAGGAAGCATTGAATCCAGCTTCTTcattgtatagatgaggaaaaccTAACTGCAgttgaaggaggaagagaaacgCACAGGGTAGAGGGATCCTCTGCATTCCCTGCCCAGCTGCCCTTTTCGTCAGATTACAGCTGGGCGAGCAAACCCCGGCCCCAGCCCATTTGCTCTTCCAAAGCTGCCTGAACAAGCTTTAGGAGCCGTGTGCATGTTCCCTTCTGCTGGCAAACTTTCCTCACCTCTCCTGTTGAAATTACACTCATTCTTCAGTGCCCAGTTGGAAAGCGAGGCCCCCAAAAGCAGGCCCGCCAAAAGCAGCAACCACCACTTCCTTTGCATTCCTGTGGCATGTTTCCAGTTGGCTGTGGCAGCAGGTATGACAAGCCTCAGGGCTCTCCGTGCTTTACTCACTAGATTCCCTCTCCTCCAAGGCCAGGAGCCCCTTCCCGCCTGTGCCTCCCCACTGCGTCCAGGCCACGGTGAATACACGGTGGAGGTTAAGGTCTGGGTGCAGGGAGGCGGGGACGGAAGTTGAAGTCAGAAGAGCGACCTAATTTGGAGGGCCTCATGTGGAAATAATTTAGAGGCAAGGTGGTGGCAGGAGGGGTGACTGCATTTGAGCCAACACTCCAAGCTCCCTGGGTGCATGCTCCATTGTCCCATCAGACCTCACTTACAGAACacatatttgaagataaaattcttaagaatttcaaaatgacaACCACAAAGCATTAACCCCCCCCCCCGAGTGTGGGGTCCCCTTCTTGagtgcagggcctggggcagtggGCACTGGCAGCACacccatgaagccagccctggCTGCAGGAGCTAGAATGTTCCATTTTGGTGAAATTGTATGAAGGTAAGAGTAGAAAACCATTTTTGGTCAAGAGGAACGGGCAACGGCCACTGAGTgctgcatgggggggggggggcacgttCAG
The sequence above is drawn from the Neomonachus schauinslandi chromosome 5, ASM220157v2, whole genome shotgun sequence genome and encodes:
- the NTF3 gene encoding neurotrophin-3, translating into MVTSATILQVNKVMSILFYVIFLAYLRGIQGNNMDQRSLPEDSLNSLIIKLIQADILKNKLSKQMVDVKENYQSTLPKAGAPPRPEQGELAKSEFQPVTAMDTELLRQQRRYSSPRVLLSDSTPLEPPPLYLMEDYVGSPVAANRTSRRKRYAEHKSHRGEYSVCDSESLWVTDKSSAIDIRGHQVTVLGEIKTGNSPVKQYFYETRCKEARPVKNGCRGIDDKHWNSQCKTSQTYVRALTSENNKLVGWRWIRIDTSCVCALSRKIGRT